One Pocillopora verrucosa isolate sample1 chromosome 10, ASM3666991v2, whole genome shotgun sequence genomic window carries:
- the LOC131771765 gene encoding tetraspanin-31-B, with protein MMGFRCYRLGLIFFNIIYLIIGFVLILCPAYSKVTDLFTSWPIVGGTIACGVFIMLVAAVGIYGAVKHHQIILFFFMAIMVILFIILFSVSLAALCISSTQRDNLMWKAWKSVSNKTKEEVQNVGDCCGFNATYKNKTKDHPSCSGLSCCHGEKAYTCRKCPTCYGYLRDNGLDTLKNAVGGIGLFFSFTMFLGIYLAFRYRHLKDPRANPSAFL; from the exons ATGATGGGGTTTCGTTGTTATAGACTGggattgatattttttaacatCATATATTTG atcataGGCTTTGTTCTTATACTTTGTCCAGCCTACTCCAAAGTTACAGATCTTTTCACCAGTTGGCCAATAGTAGGAGGCACCATAGCATGTGGAGTGTTTATTATGCTGGTTGCTGCGGTTGGAATTTATGGCGCTGTTAAGCATCACCAgataattcttttcttt TTCATGGCAATCATGGTTATCTTGTTCATAATTCTATTTTCTGTATCTTTGGCGGCACTCTGCATATCATCAACTCAGAGGGATAACCTTATGTGGAAAGCTTGGAAATCTGTTAGTaacaaaactaaagaagaagTTCAGAACGTTGGAGACTGCTGTGGTTTCAATGCAACATACAAGAATAAAACTAAAGATCACCCATCATGTAGTGGG ctttcttGTTGTCACGGAGAAAAGGCATATACCTGTCGCAAGTGTCCTACTTGCTATGGCTATTTAAGGGACAATGGCTTGGACACATTAAAGAATGCTGTGGGAGGAATAGGTctcttttttagttttacaaTG TTTTTGGGAATTTACTTGGCTTTCCGATATAGGCATCTTAAAGATCCAAGAGCAAACCCCAGTGCGTTTCTATGA
- the LOC131771747 gene encoding neuroligin-4, X-linked-like, which yields MASRTMLIAAFFVFAMGESILVQSADDTVVITTRYGSVRGVIRRFQGINKPIKTVNKFLGIPYAAPPVNELRFKPPKPVSTWQPSTYDASYYRSICTQPSDYNILFWPNFSHPESEDCLYLNVYTPHHNGSFGAVKRLYPVMVYIHGGGYEVGTPVVSPGDIVPLWEVVLVTIQYRLGPFGFVTTGDSVAPGNYGMLDQIEALKWVKDNIEMFGGDPSSVTIFGESAGGSSVGLHVLSPLSKGLFHRAIAISGVELSPYAIGSNITAVVHTNDLAKKLGCATGETAATISCLRSKEAQKLLLLDRANIWRPVVDGNFLPDTPEELRKSGRFNKVPLMAGFTSQEGAYFFPSQIENVTPTTFRKNLLFAFKYILNKYGQTLETPNRHEVPNSLLDAAVFQYTPWPYASDSHKLKRGFSDVITDSCVAEPAHASLRYHSTQQRAFLYEFAHRSKLDPEPEWLGVRHKDDTPYQFGFPLMNLTVLQNYDEADRNISDTVLTLFTNFAKFGNPTPEPVFGASWPPFNQSHLAYFLIQGKPTHASNYRPTQMAFWREYYKTLLKENNCPEVVSSTSRGTQLKDVRLMKAIFFSHMILMFWLF from the coding sequence ATGGCGTCGAGGACAATGTTGATTGCTGCTTTCTTCGTGTTTGCAATGGGTGAGTCCATTTTAGTCCAGTCGGCGGATGACACCGTTGTCATTACCACGAGATATGGATCAGTTCGTGGAGTAATCCGTCGATTTCAAGGTATCAACAAACCCATCAAAACCGTGAACAAGTTCCTTGGTATTCCATATGCCGCGCCACCGGTGAACGAACTGCGGTTTAAACCTCCAAAACCAGTCTCCACTTGGCAACCCTCTACCTACGACGCCTCATATTATCGAAGTATTTGCACACAGCCTAGTGACTACAACATACTCTTCTGGCCGAATTTTTCGCATCCTGAGAGCGAGGACTGTTTGTACCTGAACGTGTATACACCCCACCACAACGGAAGTTTCGGGGCCGTAAAGAGATTATACCCGGTCATGGTGTACATTCACGGAGGGGGATACGAAGTGGGTACTCCTGTTGTGTCCCCCGGGGACATTGTACCCCTGTGGGAGGTGGTGCTCGTCACTATACAATATCGTTTGGGTCCGTTTGGTTTCGTTACAACCGGCGACTCTGTAGCCCCAGGGAATTATGGAATGTTGGATCAGATCGAAGCTTTGAAATGGGTCAAAGATAACATTGAAATGTTTGGAGGAGACCCTTCAAGTGTTACCATATTTGGTGAGAGCGCCGGTGGTTCCAGCGTGGGACTGCATGTCCTGTCTCCTCTCTCGAAGGGCCTCTTCCATCGCGCTATTGCAATTAGTGGAGTGGAACTTTCTCCTTACGCAATAGGCTCCAATATAACTGCAGTTGTACACACGAACGATTTGGCTAAAAAGCTTGGGTGTGCCACAGGTGAAACCGCTGCCACCATATCATGCCTTCGCTCAAAGGAAGCTCAAAAACTCCTTTTACTTGACAGAGCCAACATTTGGAGACCTGTGGTGGACGGCAACTTTCTTCCAGATACCCCTGAGGAGCTCAGAAAATCTGGCCGCTTCAACAAAGTTCCACTAATGGCTGGCTTTACAAGCCAAGAAGGCGCATATTTTTTCCCGAGTCAAATTGAAAACGTCACGCCCACAACTTTTCGCAAAAACCTGTTATTTGCCTTCAAATACATCCTCAATAAATACGGACAAACTTTGGAGACTCCAAACAGACATGAGGTTCCTAACTCTCTCCTAGACGCAGCCGTTTTTCAATACACACCTTGGCCTTACGCTTCGGACAGTCATAAACTTAAACGCGGTTTTTCTGACGTGATCACGGACTCCTGTGTGGCGGAGCCCGCGCATGCAAGTTTGAGGTACCACAGCACGCAGCAACGGGCTTTTCTGTACGAGTTTGCGCATCGCTCCAAGCTCGATCCAGAGCCCGAATGGTTGGGAGTACGCCACAAGGACGATACGCCATACCAGTTTGGTTTCCCACTTATGAACCTCACCGTGTTACAAAATTACGACGAAGCCGACCGCAACATAAGTGACACGGTTTTAACACTTTTCACGAACTTTGCCAAATTCGGAAACCCGACGCCTGAGCCCGTCTTCGGGGCTTCATGGCCGCCATTCAACCAGAGTCATTTGGCTTATTTCCTAATTCAAGGAAAACCGACGCATGCGAGTAACTATCGACCAACCCAGATGGCATTTTGGCGTGAGTATTACAAAACATTGCTTAAAGAGAATAATTGTCCTGAAGTTGTCTCTTCTACAAGTAGAGGAACACAGTTGAAAGATGTACGACTGatgaaagctatttttttttctcacatgaTCCTTATGTTTTGGCTGTTTTGA
- the LOC131771761 gene encoding speckle-type POZ protein B — MSSSSPVAENWCYTQIKVIKFSYMWTINNFSFCREEMGETLKSSTFSAGANDKMKWCLRVNPRGLDEESKDYLSLYLLLLACNKSEVRAKFKFSILNANREETKAMESQRAYRFVQGKDWGFKKFIRRDFLMDEANGLLPNDTLTLFCEVSVEGDSVNVSGSSHTAALKVPECKLPRHMGSLLDSGSFSDVTLCTRGREFKAHKAILAARSPVFGAMFEHEMEESRKGRVEISDIDPDVFHEMLKFVYTGSTPQLQGMADDLLAAADKYDLDRLKVMCEEALCSNLTVDNVCDILILADMHSATQLKAQALDFIKSRATDVMESNGWKTLISDHTHLIAEVFKAVLASTQTPLIGPPRKRQKTT; from the exons ATGTCCTCATCCTCACCTGTAGCAGAGAACTGGTGTTACACTCAAATCAAAGTTATAAAGTTCTCCTACATGTGGACAATTAATAACTTCAGCTTTTGCCGCGAGGAAATGGGGGAAACACTGAAAAGCTCAACGTTCTCAGCTGGGGCCAATGATAAGATGAAATG GTGTTTGAGAGTAAACCCAAGAGGCTTAGATGAAGAAAGCAAAGACTATTTGTCATTATACCTTCTCTTACTGGCTTGTAACAAAAGTGAAGTGAGAgcaaaattcaagttttcaaTTCTTAATGCTAACAGAGAAGAAACAAAGGCTATGG AGAGTCAAAGAGCTTACCGGTTTGTTCAAGGTAAAGACTGGGGTTTTAAGAAGTTTATAAGAAGAGACTTTTTAATGGATGAAGCTAATGGTTTATTACCAAATGATACATTAACATTGTTTTGTGAG GTCAGTGTTGAAGGTGACTCAGTGAATGTATCAGGTTCATCACACACAGCAGCACTCAAAGTCCCAGAGTGCAAACTACCCAGACACATGGGATCATTATTAGACTCTGGCTCCTTCAGTGACGTGACACTGTGTACTAGGGGCCGAGAATTTAAAGCTCACAAAGCTATATTGGCTGCACGTTCCCCTGTATTTGGGGCCATGTTTGAACATGAAATGGAAGAAAGTAGGAAAGGTCGCGTAGAAATAAGTGACATAGATCCAGATGTGTTTCATGAGATGCTAAAGTTTGTTTACACTGGTAGCACACCACAACTTCAAGGAATGGCAGATGATCTTTTAGCTGCTGCAGATAAG TATGACCTTGATAGACTCAAAGTTATGTGTGAAGAGGCATTGTGTTCGAATCTTACAGTAGACAATGTTTGTGACATTCTGATATTAGCTGACATGCATAGTGCAACACAACTCAAGGCACAAGCACTTGACTTCATCAAAAG CCGTGCAACAGATGTGATGGAGTCCAATGGATGGAAAACTCTCATAAGTGACCATACTCACCTCATcgcagaagttttcaaagctgttCTTGCCTCGACACAGACACCATTAATAGGACCACCAaggaaaagacaaaagacaacgTAA
- the LOC131771748 gene encoding neuroligin-4, X-linked-like, translating to MVFFKTCYIVAFLMTAGLFLAFAEDDLIIVKTRFGSVRGNTRRFDDLSMPIRAVDKFLGIPFAAPPVGELRFKPPQPPQVWNPSIYDASYFKDICIQDPEYNEFFWPNLSIPQSEDCLYLNVYSPHRNSSSKELFPVMVYIHGGGYEAGTPAVSPGDVIPSWGVVLVTIQYRLGPFGFITSGDVKAPGNYGMLDQVEALKWIQNNIEPFGGNSSAVTIFGESAGGSSVGLLLLSPLTKGLFHHAISNSGVDLSPFAIGSNEEVTKQSKMAAKQVGCEVEDSGGMIKCLRSIDALKFSVKDANVWRPIVDGNFLLDTPRKLRRAGNFHHVPYLAGFTSQEGTYFFPQLLENTTPEDFLHRTKEVFNTIGNEYGQMLNGDLPKTLLDTLMLLYTPWPDQNDHIKVKIALADEVGDFTMSAPTHADLALHSKNAPVFMYEFAHMSTLNLRPAWKGPSHKDDTPYQFGFPLMNLTVLQQYNEADRNLSYMLITLFTNFAKYGKPTPQPVNGVSWEGFNTSHMVYLRVQSQPKMAVNYKPTKMAFWNEFYERMLLEEPHTCHSTSGVKRCFLFRNFIVFSFVFLFDMIFD from the coding sequence ATGGTATTCTTCAAGACCTGTTACATAGTTGCCTTTTTAATGACCGCAGGACTTTTCTTAGCTTTTGCTGAAGATGATTTGATTATAGTGAAAACACGATTTGGATCGGTCAGGGGAAATACTCGTCGTTTTGATGACCTCAGCATGCCCATCCGAGCTGTGGATAAATTTCTTGGGATTCCGTTTGCAGCGCCGCCTGTGGGTGAGTTACGGTTTAAGCCTCCGCAGCCCCCCCAGGTTTGGAACCCGTCCATTTACGATGCCTCGTATTTTAAGGACATCTGTATTCAAGATCCTGAGTACAATGAGTTCTTCTGGCCAAATCTTTCCATTCCACAAAGCGAAGATTGCTTGTATCTAAATGTGTATTCACCCCATCGGAACTCGAGCTCCAAGGAACTCTTTCCAGTCATGGTTTACATTCACGGAGGGGGCTATGAAGCTGGAACCCCCGCTGTCAGTCCGGGAGATGTGATCCCCTCATGGGGTGTCGTTCTGGTGACCATACAATACCGCTTAGGCCCCTTTGGGTTCATTACTTCTGGTGACGTAAAGGCTCCTGGAAATTATGGAATGTTGGATCAGGTCGAGGCTCTAAAATGGATCCAAAACAACATAGAGCCCTTTGGGGGTAATTCGTCGGCGGTTACCATATTTGGTGAGAGCGCTGGAGGGTCCAGCGTAGGCCTTCTACTCTTGTCCCCTCTTACGAAGGGTCTTTTTCACCATGCAATATCGAACAGCGGAGTGGACCTCTCCCCTTTTGCCATTGGGTCAAACGAAGAAGTAACAAAACAGAGCAAGATGGCCGCCAAACAGGTGGGTTGTGAAGTAGAGGATAGCGGTGGAATGATCAAATGTCTACGTTCGATTGACGCCTTGAAGTTCTCAGTGAAGGATGCAAATGTGTGGAGGCCCATAGTTGATGGAAACTTTCTTCTGGACACTCCACGAAAGCTGAGAAGGGCCGGAAATTTCCATCATGTTCCGTACTTGGCAGGGTTTACTAGCCAGGAAGGCACCTACTTTTTCCCACAACTCCTCGAGAACACAACACCTGAAGATTTCCTTCATCGAACTAAGGAGGTATTTAATACGATTGGCAACGAGTATGGACAAATGTTGAACGGAGATCTTCCAAAGACTCTTCTCGATACCTTAATGTTGTTGTATACACCGTGGCCCGATCAAAATGATCACATTAAGGTGAAAATTGCATTAGCAGATGAAGTCGGGGACTTCACCATGAGTGCCCCAACGCATGCAGATCTGGCTCTTCACAGTAAAAACGCTCCTGTGTTCATGTACGAATTTGCACATATGTCTACGCTCAACCTAAGGCCCGCATGGAAAGGACCCTCACATAAGGATGACACCCCTTACCAGTTCGGGTTTCCTTTAATGAATCTAACCGTTTTACAACAGTATAACGAGGCAGACCGAAACCTAAGCTACATGTTAATCACGCTTTTTACGAACTTTGCCAAATATGGTAAACCCACACCACAGCCTGTCAACGGTGTATCATGGGAAGGATTCAACACGAGTCACATGGTGTATCTTCGTGTCCAGTCGCAGCCTAAGATGGCTGTCAACTACAAACCAACCAAAATGGCGTTTTGGAATGAGTTCTACGAGAGGATGTTGTTAGAGGAGCCCCACACCTGCCATTCTACATCTGGTGTTAAACGGTGCTTCCTTTTCCGTAACTTTATCGTCTTTTCTTTCGTCTTTTTGTTTGACATGATTTTTGattga